Proteins encoded by one window of Lepeophtheirus salmonis chromosome 3, UVic_Lsal_1.4, whole genome shotgun sequence:
- the TER94 gene encoding transitional endoplasmic reticulum ATPase yields MASAGGKDDLATAILKPKERPNRLIVEEAVTDDNSVVALKQSKVDELGLFRGDTVLLKGKKRKETICILMSDNTVDDGKIRMNRVVRNNLRVRLGDIVSIQACPDAKYGKRIHVLPIDDTVDGLTGNWFDVFLKPYFLEAYRPVHKGDTFIVRGGMRAVEFKVVETDPAPFCIVAPETIIHCEGEPIKREEEEESLNSIGYDDIGGCRKQLAQIKEMVELPLRHPSLFKAIGVKPPRGILMFGPPGTGKTLLARAVANETGAFFFLINGSEIMSKLAGESESNLRKAFEEADKNAPAIIFIDELDAIAPKREKTHGEVERRIVSQLLTLMDGLKQRSNTIVMAATNRPNSIDPALRRFGRFDREVDIGIPDAVGRLEILRIHTKNMRLADDLDLETIAAESHGHVGADLASLCSEAALQQIREKMDLIDLEDDSIDAEVLNSLAVTMENFRFAMAKSTPSAIRETVVEIPNVSWEDVGGLEKVKLELQELVQYPVEHPEKFLKFGMQPSRGVLFYGPPGCGKTLLAKAIANECQANFISIKGPELLTMWFGESEANVRDIFDKARSAAPCVLFFDELDSIAKSRGGSSGDAGGAADRVINQILTEMDGMGSKKNVFIIGATNRPDIIDSAILRPGRLDQLIYIPLPDEASRVSILRSNLRKSPVAKEVDLSYLAKMTRGFSGADLTEICQRACKLAIRDSIDADIKRERDRQSTEGAPSMDTDEEDPVPEVTKKHFEEAMKFARRSVTDQEINKYEMFSQTLQQSRGLGGSNFRFPNESGVSNTGGQVNFEENDDEDLYS; encoded by the exons ATGGCTTCTGCTGGAGG AAAAGATGATTTGGCGACGGCCATTTTGAAACCCAAGGAGCGTCCCAATCGCTTGATTGTGGAAGAAGCTGTGACGGATGATAACAGCGTGGTGGCTCTGAAACAAAGCAAGGTGGACGAGCTGGGGCTCTTCCGAGGTGACACCGTTCTGCTCAAAGGCAAGAAGCGCAAAGAGACGATCTGTATTCTCATGTCAGATAACACTGTGGACGACGGAAAAATCCGTATGAATCGTGTTGTCCGTAACAATTTGCGAGTTCGTCTTGGGGATATTGTCTCCATACAG GCTTGTCCGGATGCAAAGTATGGGAAAAGAATTCATGTCCTACCCATTGATGATACAGTTGATGGCTTGACTGGTAATTGGTTTGACGTCTTCCTCAAACCGTATTTTCTTGAAGCTTACCGTCCTGTACATAAAGGTGATACTTTTATCGTAAGAGGAGGAATGAGAGCTGTTGAATTCAAAGTCGTGGAAACGGATCCTGCCCCCTTTTGTATTGTGGCCCCGGAAACGATCATTCATTGCGAGG GTGAGCCTATTAAGcgagaagaggaagaagaaagcTTAAATTCCATCGGTTATGATGACATTGGAGGTTGTCGAAAGCAATTGGCTCAAATTAAGGAAATGGTTGAACTTCCACTTAGACATCCAAGTTTATTCAAAGCTATTGGAGTAAAACCACCTCGCGGAATCCTCATGTTCGGACCACCTGGTACTGGAAAGACCCTTCTTGCTAGAGCAGTTGCAAATGAAACtggtgctttttttttcttgatcaatGGCTCCGAAATCATGTCCAAATTGGCTGGAGAGTCTGAATCAAATCTGAGAAAAGCTTTTGAAGAAGCTGATAAAAATGCTCCAGCTATCATTTTTATCGACGAATTAGACGCTATTGCTCCCAAAAGAGAAAAAACCcatg GTGAGGTTGAGAGGCGTATTGTTTCACAATTGTTGACCCTTATGGATGGTTTGAAGCAACGTTCAAATACAATTGTAATGGCTGCAACTAACAGGCCTAATTCAATTGACCCTGCATTGAGGAGATTCGGTCGATTCGATAGGGAGGTCGACATTGGTATTCCTGACGCTGTTGGAAGACTTGAAATTTTAAGAATTCATACCAAAAATATGCGATTAGCGGATGATTTGGATCTTGAAACT ATTGCGGCTGAAAGTCACGGACATGTTGGAGCAGATTTAGCGTCTTTATGTTCCGAAGCTGCTTTACAACAAATTCGAGAAAAAATGGATCTAATTGATCTTGAAGATGACAGTATTGATGCTGAAGTTCTTAACTCTTTAGCAGTAACAATGGAAAATTTCCGTTTTGCTATGGCCAAATCGACTCCATCTGCTATTCGTGAAACAGTAGTCGAGATACCTAATGTTTCTTGGGAAGATGTTGGTGGTTTGGAGAAGGTAAAACTGGAATTACAAGAACTTGTTCAATATCCCGTTGAACATCCtgagaaatttttgaaatttggtatgCAACCATCCAGAGGAGTTCTTTTCTATGGTCCACCTGGTTGTGGTAAAACTTTGTTAGCTAAAGCTATAGCTAATGAATGCCAagctaattttatttctataaagggCCCAGAACTTTTGACCATGTGGTTTGGTGAGTCTGAGGCTAATGTACGAGATATTTTTGATAAG GCCCGTTCTGCTGCTCCATGTGTCTTATTTTTTGACGAACTCGACTCCATTGCTAAGTCTCGTGGTGGTAGCTCAGGTGATGCAGGGGGTGCTGCCGATCGTGTAATCAATCAAATTTTGACTGAAATGGATGGAATGGGAAGtaagaaaaatgtattcattattgGAGCAACAAACAGGCCAGACATTATTGATTCTGCTATTTTGCGTCCTGGTCGATTGGATCAGCTTATTTATATTCCTTTGCCTGACGAAGCCTCTCGTGTCTCCATTTTAAGATCAAATCTCAGGAAATCTCCCGTCGCCAAAGAAGTAGACTTAAGCTACTTAGCTAAAATGACCAGAGGTTTCTCTGGAGCTGATTTGACAGAAATTTGCCAAAGAGCGTGCAAACTTGCAATCAGAGATAGCATAGATGCTGATATTAAACGCGAGAGGGATAGACAAAGCACT gAGGGAGCACCTTCAATGGATACAGATGAAGAAGATCCTGTCCCAGAAgtgacaaaaaaacattttgaggaGGCTATGAAGTTTGCTCGTAGATCAGTGACTGAtcaagaaataaacaaatatgaaatgttttcaCAAACTCTTCAACAGTCAAGAGGCTTAGGAGGCTCAAACTTTAG ATTCCCCAATGAATCTGGAGTTTCTAATACTGGGGGACAAGTGAACTTCGAAGAAAACGATGATGAGGATTTGTATAGTTAA